One genomic segment of Cerasicoccus sp. TK19100 includes these proteins:
- the murA gene encoding UDP-N-acetylglucosamine 1-carboxyvinyltransferase — protein MDVFKINGGRPLRGEVTVSGAKNACLPIFAATLLTGETCVIENVPNLSDLRFMAEIIENLGAKVERPDKNTWRITAADITHRAPYELVRRMRASVCLLGPLVARLKKAEVSLPGGCVIGPRPIDLHLKGLSKLNCDVDVRAGYVHVNAKRARGGHVFLGGRHGSTVTGTANILMAAVLTPGITRIESAACEPEVVDLCKMLLSMGAKIKGVGSHCLTIEGVDKLHGTTYRVIDDRIEAGTYLIAGAMLDADITVNGAHAEDLSALLDKLEEAGANFSIELGGRIRIKGTPGTLSPVDIITLPHPGFPTDLQAQMSTLMAVTPGLSIITERVYPNRFMHVPELQRMGADIAIEGASAIVKGRRNPLSGAPVMASDLRASAALILAALSAHGETWVQRIYHLDRGYESFEKKLQALGADVERLKQEEMPKDLSADG, from the coding sequence ATGGATGTTTTTAAGATTAACGGGGGGCGCCCCCTACGTGGCGAGGTGACCGTGAGCGGTGCCAAAAATGCCTGCCTACCAATTTTTGCCGCTACATTGTTGACCGGAGAAACCTGCGTCATTGAGAACGTGCCGAACCTTTCCGACCTGCGCTTCATGGCGGAGATTATTGAAAATCTCGGTGCGAAGGTTGAGAGGCCGGACAAAAATACCTGGCGCATTACGGCGGCAGACATCACCCACCGCGCGCCGTATGAGCTCGTTCGCCGCATGCGCGCCAGCGTGTGCTTGCTGGGTCCCTTGGTCGCACGGTTGAAGAAGGCCGAGGTCTCGCTGCCGGGTGGTTGCGTGATCGGACCGCGTCCGATTGACTTGCACCTGAAGGGGCTGAGCAAGCTGAATTGCGATGTGGACGTGCGCGCCGGCTATGTCCACGTTAACGCCAAGCGAGCGCGGGGAGGGCATGTCTTCCTGGGTGGCCGCCATGGTAGCACGGTTACCGGCACGGCCAATATTTTGATGGCAGCTGTGCTCACGCCCGGCATTACGCGCATCGAGTCCGCCGCGTGTGAGCCCGAGGTCGTGGACTTGTGCAAGATGCTGCTGTCCATGGGGGCCAAAATCAAAGGCGTTGGCAGCCATTGCCTCACGATCGAAGGCGTGGACAAGCTTCACGGCACGACCTACCGCGTGATCGATGACCGTATCGAGGCCGGCACTTACCTGATTGCCGGTGCCATGCTGGATGCGGATATTACCGTAAACGGCGCGCATGCCGAAGACCTCTCCGCGCTGCTCGACAAGCTGGAAGAGGCGGGGGCGAATTTCTCCATCGAGCTCGGTGGACGTATCCGTATCAAAGGCACACCGGGCACGCTGTCGCCGGTGGACATCATTACGCTGCCGCATCCTGGCTTCCCGACGGATTTGCAGGCCCAGATGAGCACCCTGATGGCGGTGACGCCGGGCTTGTCGATCATCACCGAGCGCGTTTACCCGAACCGCTTCATGCACGTGCCGGAGCTGCAGCGGATGGGGGCCGACATCGCGATCGAAGGGGCCAGCGCCATCGTTAAGGGCCGCCGCAACCCGCTCTCCGGCGCTCCCGTGATGGCCAGTGATTTGCGTGCTAGCGCGGCGCTGATTCTCGCGGCGCTTTCCGCACACGGCGAGACGTGGGTGCAGCGTATTTACCACCTCGACCGCGGCTACGAATCCTTTGAGAAAAAATTGCAGGCGCTCGGGGCCGATGTGGAGCGACTCAAGCAGGAAGAGATGCCCAAGGACTTGTCTGCGGATGGGTAG
- the ruvB gene encoding Holliday junction branch migration DNA helicase RuvB: MPDDAKGTDYLAQVLEAPETAVEKALRPLSFADFSGQGKTKERLEVMVGAAKSRGEPLNHILLHGPPGLGKTTLAHILANEMEADLKLTSGPVIDKAGDLAGLLTGLQEGDILFIDEIHRIPKSVEEYLYSAMEDYRIDIMIDQGPNARSVRLSIPRFTLVGATTRTGLLTAPLRSRFTLQTRLDYYDRSTLEKIVRRSCKLLNVPINDAGATEVAGRARGTPRIANNLINFARDYAQQRSDGEITGPVAASALELLEIDANGLDEMDKRILRLMAENYRGGPVGLGTVAVAVGEEQHTVEEVHEPYLIQEGYIARTPQGRVLTPKAWTTIGLKPENPGGQNSLFQ, encoded by the coding sequence ATGCCTGACGACGCAAAAGGAACCGATTACTTGGCCCAGGTGCTCGAAGCACCCGAGACCGCCGTGGAAAAAGCGCTACGGCCGCTGAGCTTTGCGGACTTTAGCGGGCAGGGCAAAACCAAGGAGCGCCTCGAAGTGATGGTGGGGGCCGCCAAGTCGCGCGGTGAGCCGTTGAACCACATTTTGCTGCACGGTCCGCCCGGGCTTGGCAAAACGACGCTCGCGCACATTTTGGCCAACGAAATGGAGGCCGACCTGAAGCTGACCAGTGGCCCCGTCATCGACAAAGCGGGTGATTTGGCTGGCCTCCTCACCGGCTTGCAGGAGGGCGACATCCTCTTCATCGACGAAATTCACCGCATCCCCAAAAGCGTGGAGGAGTATCTTTACTCGGCGATGGAAGACTACCGGATCGACATCATGATCGACCAGGGGCCCAACGCCCGCAGCGTTCGTTTGTCGATCCCGCGCTTTACGCTCGTTGGCGCAACGACGCGCACTGGCCTGCTCACTGCGCCACTGCGTAGCCGCTTTACCCTGCAGACGCGTCTCGATTACTATGATCGCTCGACGCTGGAGAAAATTGTCCGACGCAGTTGTAAGCTGCTCAATGTGCCGATCAACGACGCTGGTGCGACCGAGGTTGCTGGGCGGGCCCGGGGCACACCGCGCATCGCGAACAATTTGATCAACTTCGCCCGCGACTATGCACAGCAGCGCTCGGACGGCGAGATTACCGGCCCCGTTGCTGCCAGTGCCTTGGAGCTACTCGAAATCGACGCCAACGGCCTGGATGAGATGGATAAGCGCATCCTCCGTCTCATGGCGGAGAACTACCGTGGCGGTCCGGTCGGCCTTGGCACGGTGGCGGTCGCCGTTGGCGAGGAGCAGCACACTGTGGAGGAAGTCCACGAGCCGTACTTAATCCAAGAGGGCTACATCGCCCGCACCCCGCAAGGCCGCGTGCTAACCCCCAAGGCCTGGACCACCATCGGCCTCAAACCGGAGAATCCCGGCGGGCAAAATTCGTTGTTTCAATAG
- a CDS encoding PEP-CTERM sorting domain-containing protein (PEP-CTERM proteins occur, often in large numbers, in the proteomes of bacteria that also encode an exosortase, a predicted intramembrane cysteine proteinase. The presence of a PEP-CTERM domain at a protein's C-terminus predicts cleavage within the sorting domain, followed by covalent anchoring to some some component of the (usually Gram-negative) cell surface. Many PEP-CTERM proteins exhibit an unusual sequence composition that includes large numbers of potential glycosylation sites. Expression of one such protein has been shown restore the ability of a bacterium to form floc, a type of biofilm.): MKITFAASLLAALVAPILGQAALTMSIDNAAKTITFGNTSDSGTPTGPTGALAYWQLDAVYATATGNTLDISDALLTDGTPAGNAEVDLNATGTQYLALSVFEGTPYTDISGTGVAVSYSSLDPALQAGLENLAASNAIMPLELGSGFADVTMNLVPEPSIYAGLIAFGTLSLVVYWRRRHKRMHYWD; the protein is encoded by the coding sequence ATGAAAATCACATTTGCCGCCTCCCTGCTGGCAGCGTTGGTTGCGCCCATCCTGGGCCAAGCTGCGTTGACCATGTCCATTGATAATGCTGCCAAAACCATCACTTTCGGGAACACGTCCGACTCAGGCACCCCGACTGGGCCAACAGGTGCTCTGGCCTATTGGCAACTCGACGCCGTCTACGCCACTGCCACGGGCAATACGCTCGACATCTCCGATGCCCTCCTCACCGATGGCACGCCAGCGGGCAACGCTGAGGTGGACCTTAATGCGACTGGAACACAATACTTGGCATTGTCTGTCTTCGAGGGAACGCCTTACACGGACATCTCCGGCACTGGCGTAGCCGTGTCCTACAGCAGCTTGGATCCTGCGCTACAGGCTGGTCTGGAAAACCTGGCTGCGAGCAATGCTATCATGCCGCTTGAGTTGGGTAGCGGCTTTGCCGATGTCACTATGAACTTGGTGCCGGAACCAAGTATCTATGCCGGCCTAATCGCGTTTGGCACGTTATCTCTGGTGGTTTATTGGCGACGTCGCCACAAGCGTATGCATTACTGGGATTGA
- a CDS encoding class I SAM-dependent DNA methyltransferase, translating to MQANQEMYDRFGVAYHAKRGREQDSAWNRYLDQPMIEALLAGITPCKVADLGCGSGLLSRWLKDRGFDVTGADFSQSLVDIARGENPDIGFCVADIKSTPYPADSFALIVSALVVHYEQDLAPVFAEIARILQPGGQLVFSMHHPLDEVTSMGTRIDDGRKVRPYFHNDPYQFQMAGMDLTAYHHTFENIAQALFANGFVIEDLREARMIEAAKEKFPEYYERTNQYPSFVGFRASLRLDR from the coding sequence ATGCAAGCCAATCAGGAAATGTATGACCGCTTCGGTGTCGCCTACCATGCCAAGCGCGGGCGCGAACAAGACAGCGCCTGGAACCGCTATCTCGACCAGCCTATGATCGAGGCGCTGCTCGCGGGGATTACCCCGTGCAAAGTCGCGGACCTCGGCTGCGGCAGCGGCCTGCTTTCCCGCTGGCTTAAAGATCGCGGTTTCGATGTGACTGGAGCCGACTTTTCCCAATCGCTGGTTGATATCGCCCGCGGGGAAAACCCCGACATCGGATTCTGCGTGGCCGATATCAAATCGACGCCCTACCCCGCAGACTCCTTTGCGCTGATCGTGAGCGCGCTCGTCGTCCATTACGAGCAGGATCTCGCACCGGTGTTCGCGGAAATCGCGCGTATTCTTCAGCCTGGCGGCCAACTGGTTTTCTCGATGCATCACCCACTGGACGAAGTCACCAGCATGGGCACGCGCATAGACGACGGGCGCAAGGTCAGACCCTATTTTCACAACGACCCTTATCAATTTCAAATGGCGGGCATGGACCTAACCGCTTATCACCACACCTTCGAAAATATTGCGCAGGCGCTTTTCGCCAACGGCTTTGTCATCGAGGATCTCCGCGAGGCCCGCATGATTGAAGCAGCCAAGGAGAAGTTTCCAGAGTATTACGAGCGAACCAATCAATACCCGAGCTTTGTGGGCTTTCGCGCCAGCCTCCGGCTGGACCGTTAG
- a CDS encoding ATP-binding protein: MKLNDHPFFRNSDQESVMQLVDQADVDHYSDGEVIFLEGSPSDSLCLVLDGVVTFAAETPDKQRRVISTTKQGNFFGEIGIFTGAPRSLSAIAQGNVSIAKVYREDLLTFIKRTPGPIEQILGSIVNHLHQTTRHYLDDMLQQEKMSLVGTMVNSIIHDFKNPFTLIGLGAQMIQNRHGEDQKTIKICNNITAQVDRMVEMANELSEFSRGEQKLFIETVQLDALIAKFKDLNEPSFAKDNLKIELDVTSADFEGEQNKLLRVLQNIVGNAVDALTDQPDGSIKIKAGPEGDFILITITDNGGGIPEQIRNTFWTPFVTYGKSRGTGLGSAIARSIVEAHHGKIGFETETGKGTTFIISLPRKQPAAKSEA, encoded by the coding sequence ATGAAGCTGAACGACCATCCGTTTTTCCGAAATTCTGATCAGGAGAGTGTCATGCAACTGGTTGACCAGGCTGACGTCGACCACTACTCCGACGGGGAAGTGATTTTCCTCGAAGGCAGCCCATCTGATAGCCTCTGCCTGGTCTTAGACGGTGTCGTGACCTTTGCCGCCGAAACGCCAGACAAGCAGCGCCGTGTAATTTCCACCACCAAACAAGGTAACTTTTTCGGCGAGATTGGCATCTTTACCGGCGCTCCACGGTCCCTCAGCGCCATTGCGCAGGGCAACGTCAGCATTGCCAAAGTATACCGCGAGGACCTGTTAACCTTTATCAAAAGAACCCCGGGCCCGATCGAGCAAATCCTGGGCAGCATCGTCAACCACCTACACCAGACGACACGTCACTACCTCGACGACATGCTCCAGCAGGAGAAAATGAGCCTCGTCGGCACGATGGTTAACAGCATCATCCACGACTTTAAGAACCCGTTCACGCTGATTGGCCTCGGCGCACAGATGATCCAAAATCGCCACGGAGAAGACCAAAAAACGATCAAGATCTGCAACAATATCACGGCCCAGGTCGACCGCATGGTGGAAATGGCCAACGAGCTTTCTGAATTCTCCCGGGGTGAGCAAAAGCTCTTCATCGAGACCGTCCAGCTCGATGCGCTGATCGCGAAATTCAAAGATCTCAACGAGCCCTCATTCGCCAAGGACAACTTGAAGATCGAGCTCGACGTCACCAGCGCGGATTTCGAGGGTGAACAAAACAAACTCCTGCGTGTGTTGCAAAACATCGTGGGCAACGCGGTGGACGCCCTCACCGATCAGCCGGATGGCTCCATAAAAATCAAGGCCGGCCCGGAAGGAGACTTTATTCTAATCACCATTACCGACAACGGTGGCGGTATTCCTGAGCAAATTCGCAACACCTTCTGGACGCCATTTGTCACTTATGGCAAAAGCCGCGGCACAGGCCTGGGCTCGGCTATCGCCCGATCCATCGTCGAAGCGCATCACGGCAAAATCGGATTTGAAACGGAAACCGGCAAAGGCACGACCTTCATCATCAGCCTGCCCCGCAAACAACCGGCAGCAAAATCCGAGGCATAA
- a CDS encoding urea ABC transporter substrate-binding protein produces the protein MTRTILLSWLALALLAFSGCGDQKKEETVKVGILHSSTGTMANSEKPVIDAVQLAINEINDSNYLPGIRLEPVVRDGQSKERVFAKQAEDLLNDENVAVIFGGWTSASRKAMIPVLEKNDGLLFYPVQYEGAESSPNVVYLGAAPNQQIIPAVYWAMKDKGANRFYLVGSDYVFPRTANEVIKDQVRALGGEIVGERYLQLGSEDTDEVAQEILDMKPDFILNTINGDTNGAFIHSLREAGITSDAIPTISFSIDENMLDRMGVRKRLLEGDYAASNYLQSIPTRENRAFVKKYQNAYGKDATTTDAIVAAYSGVYLWAEAVKHASENKDVIPVEATSAKAVREHIGNRSFQSPGGMVFIDPQNQHLYKTARIGRITNEGQFEIEWESDAPVRPAPYPMFRPMEAWDEYLAMLKQGWNGEWSAPAQ, from the coding sequence ATGACTCGCACTATTCTGCTTAGTTGGTTGGCGCTCGCCCTTCTGGCATTTTCCGGTTGCGGCGATCAGAAGAAAGAGGAGACGGTCAAAGTCGGCATCCTCCATTCTTCGACGGGCACCATGGCCAACTCCGAGAAGCCCGTCATCGACGCGGTTCAACTCGCCATCAATGAAATCAACGACAGTAACTACCTGCCCGGTATCCGCCTGGAACCCGTTGTGCGCGATGGCCAATCCAAGGAGCGTGTCTTTGCCAAACAAGCTGAAGATTTACTGAACGATGAAAACGTGGCCGTCATTTTTGGCGGTTGGACATCTGCCAGCCGCAAGGCGATGATTCCCGTTCTGGAAAAGAACGATGGTTTGCTCTTCTACCCGGTGCAATACGAAGGGGCCGAAAGCTCACCGAATGTCGTCTACCTCGGAGCCGCGCCCAATCAGCAGATCATTCCCGCCGTTTATTGGGCGATGAAGGACAAAGGCGCGAACCGCTTTTACCTCGTCGGTTCAGATTATGTTTTCCCTCGCACGGCCAACGAAGTGATCAAAGACCAAGTCCGCGCGCTCGGCGGGGAGATCGTCGGTGAGCGCTATCTGCAACTCGGCTCCGAAGACACCGACGAGGTCGCCCAGGAAATCCTCGATATGAAGCCGGACTTCATCCTCAACACGATCAACGGCGACACCAATGGCGCGTTTATCCACTCTCTGCGTGAAGCCGGGATCACCAGCGATGCCATTCCGACGATCTCATTTAGCATCGATGAGAACATGCTCGATCGCATGGGCGTCCGCAAGCGCTTGCTCGAGGGCGACTATGCCGCATCGAATTACCTCCAGTCCATCCCGACTCGCGAAAACCGCGCCTTCGTAAAAAAGTACCAGAACGCCTACGGCAAAGACGCCACCACTACGGATGCGATTGTCGCGGCCTACAGCGGCGTTTACCTCTGGGCCGAGGCGGTGAAACACGCCAGCGAAAACAAGGACGTTATCCCGGTCGAAGCAACTTCCGCTAAAGCCGTCCGTGAGCACATCGGCAACCGCAGTTTCCAGTCCCCCGGCGGCATGGTATTTATCGATCCGCAAAACCAGCACCTTTACAAGACTGCCCGCATTGGCCGAATCACCAATGAGGGCCAGTTCGAAATCGAATGGGAAAGCGACGCCCCCGTGCGCCCTGCCCCCTACCCGATGTTTCGCCCCATGGAAGCCTGGGATGAATATCTGGCCATGCTCAAGCAAGGCTGGAATGGAGAATGGAGCGCACCTGCCCAATGA